The genomic interval TGACAATTTTTGCCACCCGTTTTCATATATAAATCATCTTTGTATTATGAAATTTTGCTTGTTGCTCCGGCATGTTTTGCATATTGTATCTGCGTAGGCGCGTAGCGAATTCTTGCCTCTAGGTGAAACATGAAAATTGCTTAGTATACCCTGTGTTGATATGGCAAACGAACTAACACAAGTAAAGACGAAAAGCCAATTCATAATGCATGAATCTTCATACCGTACAGTGAGAGAAGGCCATACAGATCTTCCGTATTAAGCATCAGTAATTCTCATTGTTCTCAGGAAAAACATAGAGAGCAACAATCTGTAATGTACCCAAACAATACAAATAAGGCACAACCAACTAACGATTCCATGATGCTTGACCTGCGCACGTAAACGAGACAACACCCTAGTGTAGTTTGATATCTAGAAGCCCTAATAATGGCAATCCTGAAGGACTGCACAAGCGAATGTACAGAGAGATGTTAACAGTTCAACAATGATAACAGCAGGGTAGAGATATGGAACTGCAGAGTTATACACTTGGCATTGAAGAGCAAACAACAACATAGGCCAAGTATTGGAGGGCGTCTTGCAACTTGCTGACAGCACTGGTCTGATCGGTATTTAGATGGTTGGATATGTATTTAGCTTTCTCCTGCACCGAATTTTGGTTCGAGAGATCATCCTTCTTGTCAGCCAGAGCATTTTGTATAGCTGCCATGTAAGCTTCAGCAACATCGGATATTCCTACGAAAACAATAAGATGTACTTGTTAAAACTAAGTTCGTGCCGTGCATTATATAATCACAAGAAGACCATTACATGTACCTGTAGCAAAACTTGCAGACACCTTTTCAATATCCACGGAGATGGACTGTGCTTTCCATCTGATGATTTTAGCCTTTGAAATAGGATCTTCAGGCCATTCAATTTTCACATCATTTTCATCATCTTCATTCTTTGGTTTAGAAGAAGCCGAAATAACAGATTTTCCAAGCAGCAGAAGTTGAGAGACTGCAAGGCAACACATTTCTGACAATCTCTGCGACAGGAAATTTTTATAAGCAAAATTTATAGTTCAAAGAGCAAGGATAAACAACTGAACATTATACAATATGGACGTACGTGAACACCCTCCGAGTGAATAGTCTCTAGCCTATTAGTGGTCCGTTTGACAATCTCATTTGGAGAGAGCCCGCCCAAGGCAGTGGTGAACCTGAGAAGACAAATGTCAGTATGTAAAGCTTTTAGAAAAATAACGTTGGAGGATAAAATTCAAATGCTTGAAGATGCTTTACAGAGGTAAAACTGAGCTTATAGTCAGACAGTACACTGCATGGCTGCAAAACAGTTAAACATGGATGTTGCTTCCACACATGCATATGAATTTTCTCAATATGTAGGGAGTAATTGCTGTCTCAGCATGACTAATATGTTTACTTCATAATCCTGAGTAATACTTCTTAAAGGTTTTAGCATGATGCTCTAGTATTAGCCGCACTTATATTCTTCATTTAGCATTGTCACTAACTAGCATTTCAGTAAGAAACCAGTCCATATCAGTTGCATATGCCTGTCAGATCTTGTAGAATATGAGTTTGTGCATTGGATGATTGACGATGCAAAATGGAGTTACACCTACCCTGCAGCCATTTTTGCAGCCTTGCTAACACTTGAGTCGCATAACTTCTTCATCTCTGCATCAGAATCAGAATCAGCTGCTTCaatcttttttcctttgttaGAGTCTGGTCCATCTTCATCAATCTTGGTGCTAAGACTAAAAATCTGTTGTATTTCTTTGAGCTTTCCATCATAATATGTTTTCTGCTCAGCAACAAGTTTACCCTTCTTCCTATTAAATAATAGTGCATAATGGCTTGACAGTGCCTCCAACTCCTAGTAAAAGACAGCCATGAccaagtaaaaaaaaggaacaaatatTGGCAACAAAACAAATTGAGATCTTGTGAAAAGGGGGACCTCTAATTGATCAGGTCCTCCATAAATATAGAAGCATCTGTCAAATGACACTTCTTCAAACTGCTCCTCTTCTGTCTGCGGATCACCTTCACCAGTACCTTTGTCAACATCCATACCAGTCTCTTCGATGATAAACTCCATTGTCTCTTTTCCTACACGTTCAAGTACCTCCATTCCTTTGGCAGTAAATGACTTCCCTGTCTGTAATTATTGAGGCTTTATTATTAAAATGATACCCGTAGATGTGCCGAATAAACATTATTACTGAATTACCTCTAGAATGGTTGGTGCTATTACAGATGCTTTAGCAGGCAGTTCCCCTTGTTGAATGGTTTCAGCAAGGCTTGAAGCAGAAGTCTCCAATCTAGGAAAGTAACAATATTATATAAAAACGCAATGATGCTGAAATGTTTCTACCTCAAGTAAAGATGCAGCATTGTTGATAACGAAAACATTACTAACTATTTCAGCATTGAAAGAAACTTGAAATACTTATAGTGCAAGATGATCCATACAGAAAATAGAAATGTTTCTTCAATAAAAGTATCGCATTTGGAATCCCTTCACCACACTGTGCATTTTCAGTGGATCGACAATTTTTTACATCATCCAAAGGATCTAATATTGTGACGGATTTATCGCATACTTCTTCAGCTGTTCTACATGCTGTATTAACTATTAAGTACTCCTATTCAGCACAGATATGCTAGCTGGTTCTAATATCCACTCAAGGCATCACAGCAGGAAGAGAAATGGAGTTAAGAAGAGTGCTATACTTCTGAACAAGCAGTGATCCGCTCTTCCACGCACTCCCGAGCGCTTGCCATGTCCCAGTCGTGATAGTCTCCACCGAGCTGTCGAACACCTTGAGCCCCTGCAGAGCCCCAACACAAACATCCCAAACAACCACATTAACCACCACTATCCCCAAACCCATCGGACCCCATCGCCGGCATTGCCGAGGAGAAAGGAACAGCAAAGGTGGTAGTACAACTAGCCTGTCCCAAGAGCGAGTCCTCGCTGGCGTTCTCCAGCTTGTCCagcgccgccttccgccgctcgtcctcctcccctcctccctcggccgccttctccttctccttctcctccccgtcTCCGGTCCCCACGTCCTGCTCCGGCGGCTGCTGTATGTCGGCGATGGCGCTCTTCGCGACCTCCACCGCCTGCGTCACACGCCACACCAcatcagaaacaaaaaaaaaaaaccctagcgaaaacggcggcgcgcgcgaagCAGGAAGCCGGGAGAGCGGCGCGCACATTGCGGGAGATCTCGGAGAAGATGGAGAGCCCCCACCCTCCCcatccccctccgccgccgctgccggcctgCTGCTCTGCTGCCGCGGGTGGCTGCTCGCCGGACATGGTGGGTGGGTGCGTGCGTGCTAGTGAGCGTCTCGCGTCGCGTGCGGGTTACTCTGCTTCTGCCCGAGGCGCACGGATCTAACCCGAGCCGGACCGCTTGCAACTGCAACCACCGGTGGGCTCACCAACTTGGTCGTAACTGGCACCGCGgtggtgggtcccacctttttACCCCCTAGGCCACGTTCTCTCCAAGGCCTCGTTTTCGATGGGCCTGACCTCCGGCCCATACAGATATATGGGCCTTAATTGGGCCCACTGGCCCAACCCACAAGGCCACTACTAAACCCACCTCGAAACCCCAGTCCGGTTGCTTCGCttcgccggaggagggggagatggaggaggaggaagcggcgccGGAGTGTACGGACGCCAtggggagcgaggcggcggcgggggatgtGGCTGAGActgaggaggtggtggtggcgtcggAGGCGGAGTATTCGTGGCCTCAGCTCCGGTTCGACctcccgccccgccgcctcTACCACTTCGCTGGCCAgttccgctccgccgccgccgccgcctccgcctccgcgggcAACTTCCTCAAGGGCGTGAAGTGGTCGCCTGACGGGTCCTCCTTCCTCACCAGCTGCGACGACAACTCCCTCCGCCTCTTCTACCTGTGCGTCGCCCCCCCTCTCGTCTTCTCGTGTCTTGTGGCTTCTCTCGCGGTGTTGAAGCAATGCACCGaagtgatctttttttttctttatatttctgGGACAATGAGCAGGCCGGAGGAAGCGTACAGTACCGAGGCCGAGCACCCTGCTGAGGCCGCTGTTGGAGGTGAAGGTGCGTCTGGGATAAAtgactttctttcttttttttctttaaactagTATAGTTATTTTGTTGTTGAATGTTTGCTAGATTTCAAGTTTTTGTTGGCGTAATTTAGGATGTATAatgttgttgattttttttttctgcagatTCCTATGGTGCAAGCATCCAAGTGAACGAGGGTGAGCCTGTATATGACTTCTGCTGGTACCCCTACATGTCTGTATCTGGTGGGTGAATTGCTTCCTATGTACTGCTGTTTAGGATCATTTGTTATTTGTGATTgtttggtgaaatatgtgaatatgtgatgctTGAATTTGGGGTTCTGTGTCACGTTGCAGATCCTGCTACGTGTGTATTTGCGACGACCAGTCGTGATCATCCAATACACCTCTGGGACGCTACCACTGGGGAGGTAGAATTGGCGGCTTGTGCTTGTTTCGTTTGGAGTTGATAATCAGTTATTCGTTTGAGATGATCTATTGTGAGAATTGCAGCTTCGGTGTACTTACAGAGCGTATGATGCCATGGACGAGATAACGGCTGCACTTTCTATATCCTTCAATTCTACTGGTACTAAGTATGTACAATGCACTCAACCTTCTTAACTGCATTTATATTGCATGAGTAAATTTGCTAGTGCATTTTTGTGGAACCATGAGATTCTACTCTCACCTAAGTGTGGGAAGTTGATTGTGTTTTActgatatactacctccatcctttaatatatgacgttggTTTGTTCACCAACGTCCTACATTAaaagaacagagggagtatgatatTTGCTACGAATGTTTTTGGTTTGAACCAAAATCTTGTTGGTTCGAAAATAACATATACAATGTTTGTACTGAACTTACTGGGCTACATCTTAGACCATAGAGTCTACCTATATGTTAGCTACTAAAGTAGACCAATGGTCGTGCAACTACACTATAACATAATCTTCTTGGCTATTATACTCAATGGAGGTATGATGTTTTTGTAGGCTCTTTGCTGGGTACAACAAAGCAATTAGAGTGTTTGATGTTCACCGCCCTGGTAGAGATTTTGAGCAGCATTCTTTGCTTAAAGGATGTGAAGGGCCGACTGGTAAGTGACAGTTTAAAACTTCCAATCTAAGTTTGATTTGCTTGTATACTTCATGGCAGCACATAATTTGTTTTGGTTTGGGTAAAATTGGGATGCATAAATGGTTGTTTAATTGTAATCATTGTGTAACTTTGGAAATCTGTTACACTTGAAAGCACAATCATAATGTGTCTGCTAATTTGAAATGGGTACATTAGCTTAAAGCATGTTTATGCACACACTGAACATTTATGCACCAAAGTACCAAACTATTTTGGTGTTTAATCTTCTCAGATCACTAGGGTATTGATAAAGAAGGCCTTAAATGAATGCTTTTTTCTTTCTGGGTGAGAGGTGAAACAATCTTATACGCTGCTTAGCTCTTTGTTTGCTCCACAGGTATAATATCTTCAATTTCATTCTCTCCTCACAACGGGATGCTTGCTGTTGGTTCATACAGCCAGACAACAGCTGTGTATGCAGAGAGTAACATGGAGCCTTTATATGTTTTACATGGCCAGCTTGGTGGTGTCACACAGGTTCGTAAAGCAACCATACAAATTTACATCTTATTGTATAAACAGAAGATAACATTGATGGAAATTTTAGGTACTCTTTTCAAAAGATGGAAACTATTTGTATACTGGAGGGCGCAAGGTAACTAACACTCGTGTTCTTCTAACAATTGATCTTTTGAGACTGGCACTTCACAGTTCAATCCCTTTATGTTATGAGATTTATTTACACAATTATTTTTAGCATCTGAAGATGCTTCTGAACTTTGTGAATTCATTTCTGTAATTTCTCCCTAGGATCCATACATACTATGTTGGGATATCCGCAACACTGTGGACATTGTTTACAAGTAAGCATTTTGTAATACACcttcaaatttatcatttttgttttgACGTCTCATTGTATTGTTAAGGCACATCTTGTGACTATTTCCTTAGTCATGGTAGTCCTTTTTTTAGAGGAAAGATCACTATATTGATAATGATCATGGTAGTCCTTCTCATTGCTTATTTTGGTGGGATCCCTTAATCAGGCTGTACAGGTCGTCTGATACTACTAATCAAAGGATACATTTTGATATTGAGCCTTGTGGCAGGCATCTTGCCACTGGCGGGCAGGTGCGCTCCTCTTGCCTCCCATCTTTCCATTGGGGTTATATTTTTGTACTAGCTCATCTTAAAACAGTCCCTTTTTTTGATAGGATGGCATGGTACACATTTATGACCTCCAAGGTGGTCAGTGGGTAACAGCCTTCCAAGCAGCAGCTGGTATGTGTTTCTGGTCTTCTGTTGCTAGAGGAGTTGATGTTTCTGTGGTACTCCCTTTGTGATACCTATCTGTTTAATCCTAGATACCGTAAATGGGTTCGTGTTTCATCCATACCTTCCTTTGGCTACAACATCTTCTGGGCACAGAAGATTTGGCATGGAGGATGAAATTGAAGAAGAGCTGAGCTTGGCTGGTGCGTGTTATATATACTTGCTGTTTTCTAAAATATGGTTGTGC from Oryza glaberrima chromosome 3, OglaRS2, whole genome shotgun sequence carries:
- the LOC127766735 gene encoding uncharacterized protein LOC127766735, whose product is MSGEQPPAAAEQQAGSGGGGGWGGWGLSIFSEISRNAVEVAKSAIADIQQPPEQDVGTGDGEEKEKEKAAEGGGEEDERRKAALDKLENASEDSLLGQGLKVFDSSVETITTGTWQALGSAWKSGSLLVQKLETSASSLAETIQQGELPAKASVIAPTILETGKSFTAKGMEVLERVGKETMEFIIEETGMDVDKGTGEGDPQTEEEQFEEVSFDRCFYIYGGPDQLEELEALSSHYALLFNRKKGKLVAEQKTYYDGKLKEIQQIFSLSTKIDEDGPDSNKGKKIEAADSDSDAEMKKLCDSSVSKAAKMAAGFTTALGGLSPNEIVKRTTNRLETIHSEGVHRLSEMCCLAVSQLLLLGKSVISASSKPKNEDDENDVKIEWPEDPISKAKIIRWKAQSISVDIEKVSASFATGISDVAEAYMAAIQNALADKKDDLSNQNSVQEKAKYISNHLNTDQTSAVSKLQDALQYLAYVVVCSSMPSV
- the LOC127765645 gene encoding uncharacterized protein LOC127765645, encoding MEEEEAAPECTDAMGSEAAAGDVAETEEVVVASEAEYSWPQLRFDLPPRRLYHFAGQFRSAAAAASASAGNFLKGVKWSPDGSSFLTSCDDNSLRLFYLPEEAYSTEAEHPAEAAVGGEDSYGASIQVNEGEPVYDFCWYPYMSVSDPATCVFATTSRDHPIHLWDATTGELRCTYRAYDAMDEITAALSISFNSTGTKLFAGYNKAIRVFDVHRPGRDFEQHSLLKGCEGPTGIISSISFSPHNGMLAVGSYSQTTAVYAESNMEPLYVLHGQLGGVTQVLFSKDGNYLYTGGRKDPYILCWDIRNTVDIVYKLYRSSDTTNQRIHFDIEPCGRHLATGGQDGMVHIYDLQGGQWVTAFQAAADTVNGFVFHPYLPLATTSSGHRRFGMEDEIEEELSLAGDENCCSVWKFSSLQEA